The Mucilaginibacter mallensis genome has a segment encoding these proteins:
- a CDS encoding rhamnogalacturonan acetylesterase, with amino-acid sequence MNKLYKISIVLLVSLLTTSFSYQQKPTLYIIGDSTVRNNNKEKWGWGTILLDYLDTNRINISNQAIPGRSTRTFLREGRWSHIDSLLKPGDYVMMQFGHNDGAKPDTSKAGYRGTLKGTSEDTVVLTWPGGKKETVHTYGWYIRKYVRDARAKGAIPVVLSMIPRNIWVNGKVVLADQDFGKWAKEVAQQENVPFIDLNSLTAEKYNVIGPDKVKDFFPIDHTHTNKAGAIINAESVVQGIALLPGFSLNDYLIKHN; translated from the coding sequence ATGAATAAGCTATATAAAATTTCAATAGTACTTTTAGTAAGCCTGCTTACTACATCTTTCTCTTATCAACAAAAGCCAACTTTATACATTATCGGTGACTCTACGGTACGGAATAACAATAAAGAAAAGTGGGGATGGGGAACTATTCTTCTTGATTACCTGGATACCAACAGGATTAACATAAGTAACCAGGCAATACCGGGGCGTAGCACACGTACTTTTCTTAGAGAAGGCAGATGGAGCCATATCGATTCTTTGTTAAAGCCCGGCGATTATGTAATGATGCAGTTCGGGCATAATGACGGTGCTAAACCCGATACCAGCAAAGCCGGTTATCGTGGCACACTGAAGGGTACCAGTGAAGATACCGTGGTATTGACATGGCCCGGTGGTAAAAAAGAAACAGTGCATACTTATGGCTGGTACATTCGTAAGTATGTGCGAGATGCCAGGGCAAAAGGAGCCATACCTGTTGTATTATCTATGATCCCGCGTAATATATGGGTTAACGGGAAAGTTGTTTTGGCAGATCAGGACTTCGGTAAATGGGCAAAAGAAGTTGCTCAGCAGGAGAATGTTCCTTTTATTGATCTGAATAGTTTAACAGCCGAAAAATACAATGTGATTGGGCCAGACAAAGTGAAAGACTTTTTTCCAATTGATCATACGCATACTAACAAAGCCGGGGCCATCATTAATGCCGAGTCGGTGGTTCAAGGCATCGCTCTTTTACCCGGATTTTCATTGAATGACTATCTTATAAAACATAATTGA
- a CDS encoding glycosyl hydrolase, with protein MAMMRKVILLSACCALSLQVSAQISWPQITSQTKPWARWWWQGSAVNEKDLTGNMQLYHNAGLGGLELTPIYGAKGSESQFIQYLSPAWVDKLVYTLKEGKRLGLGIDMSNASGWPFGGPWIGDADAAKDVVVKTYALHAGEQLKDTVQYIQQPLVTAEGAVPTIETLVDPIGNTKNLQALALVQVKFKKPLPLQVLMAYGDTGQSIDITNKVDATGKLNWTAPAGNWNLYAVFMGWHGKMVERASPGAEGFAIDHFSEAAIKTYLNHFSEAFKGRDLSGIRAFFNDSYEVDDARGQANFTPQIFDEFKKRRGYDLREHLPQLFAKTPTEDDLRVLCDYRETISDLMLYNFTLPWHSWANARGALIRNQPHGSPANILDLYSASDIPETEGKDPLRFRFATSAAHVSGKKLVSSESATWLNEHFLSSISDVKQAIDKYLLGGVNHIFYHGISYSPQSAQWPGWLFYAAVHFVPNDPTWRDFSALNQYIARCQSFLQLGKADNKVLLYYPIFDSYSEAGKALLKHYDNMLPEFKGTGFEATATTMLNSGYGFDYISDKQIANLDGTVGQLNVADQHYQTIILSDIHYLPLATFNKLVQLATAGAQVIIYKNIPVDVPGLANLDSNRKSFKTLLAKLNFTDAGNNIKKAVIGKGAFLLGDDVDQLLAFAAIKRESLTDQGLQFTRRQYDKGYYYFLVNNSKNKVDEWVPLGVKANAVVLFDPMFKQSGLAKLRHNVNGYPEIYLQLLPGESRILQTTSQPVKGNNFAYYQYTGKSAAIKGMWAVKFLEGGPVLPAEVHQTNLTSWTAFDGDDVKRFSGTASYSITFTKPAYHASAWELNLGEVHETAEVYLNGKKLAVLIGPNYQLLIPAGLLKQVNQLEVRVSNLMVNRIIDMDKRNIPYRIFYNTNFPAHFKEDRGTDGLFNASGWELKPSGLMGPVKLEPLKYLNP; from the coding sequence ATGGCTATGATGCGTAAAGTGATATTGCTGAGTGCCTGCTGTGCTTTAAGTTTACAAGTATCTGCACAAATCTCGTGGCCGCAAATTACCAGCCAAACCAAGCCCTGGGCACGCTGGTGGTGGCAGGGTAGCGCAGTTAACGAAAAAGACCTTACAGGCAATATGCAGCTTTACCATAACGCCGGTTTAGGTGGCCTGGAACTTACACCCATTTATGGTGCTAAAGGTTCCGAAAGCCAGTTTATACAATACTTGTCGCCGGCTTGGGTTGATAAGTTGGTTTATACACTTAAAGAAGGTAAACGGTTAGGCCTGGGTATTGATATGTCCAATGCCAGCGGCTGGCCATTTGGCGGCCCGTGGATAGGCGATGCCGATGCTGCAAAAGATGTAGTTGTAAAAACCTATGCTTTACACGCAGGTGAGCAGTTAAAAGATACCGTACAGTACATACAGCAGCCTTTGGTTACTGCCGAAGGAGCAGTCCCGACCATTGAAACATTGGTTGATCCGATAGGCAATACTAAAAACCTTCAGGCCCTGGCATTGGTACAGGTGAAATTTAAAAAGCCGCTTCCGCTACAGGTTTTAATGGCCTATGGCGATACTGGGCAAAGTATAGATATTACAAATAAAGTAGATGCTACAGGTAAACTTAACTGGACAGCTCCGGCCGGTAATTGGAACCTGTATGCTGTTTTTATGGGCTGGCACGGCAAAATGGTGGAGCGGGCATCTCCCGGCGCTGAAGGCTTTGCTATTGATCATTTTTCTGAAGCGGCCATTAAAACTTACCTCAATCATTTTTCTGAAGCTTTTAAGGGCAGGGATTTGAGCGGTATCCGCGCATTTTTTAATGACTCCTACGAAGTGGATGATGCCCGGGGGCAAGCCAACTTTACGCCTCAGATTTTTGATGAATTTAAAAAGCGCAGGGGATATGACTTGCGTGAACATTTGCCGCAACTGTTTGCCAAAACACCTACAGAAGATGATTTACGTGTATTGTGCGATTACCGCGAAACTATATCAGATCTGATGCTTTACAACTTCACCCTGCCGTGGCATTCCTGGGCAAATGCGAGGGGAGCTTTGATACGTAATCAGCCGCATGGTTCGCCGGCAAATATACTGGATCTGTACAGCGCAAGTGATATTCCGGAAACTGAAGGAAAAGATCCCCTGCGTTTCAGGTTTGCTACTTCTGCGGCACATGTAAGCGGTAAAAAGCTGGTGTCATCTGAGTCAGCCACCTGGTTAAATGAGCATTTCCTGTCTTCTATAAGCGATGTAAAGCAGGCTATAGACAAATACCTTTTGGGTGGGGTTAATCACATTTTTTATCATGGTATCAGCTATTCGCCGCAATCAGCTCAATGGCCTGGATGGTTGTTTTACGCTGCCGTACATTTTGTACCGAATGATCCTACATGGAGAGACTTTTCAGCATTAAACCAATACATTGCCCGCTGCCAGTCGTTTTTACAGCTTGGAAAAGCGGATAATAAGGTGCTGTTATATTACCCCATTTTTGATAGTTATAGCGAGGCAGGTAAGGCACTGTTAAAACACTATGACAACATGTTACCCGAATTTAAAGGGACGGGTTTTGAGGCTACAGCTACCACAATGCTGAATAGCGGATATGGATTCGATTATATATCAGACAAGCAGATTGCTAATCTTGATGGAACCGTGGGCCAGCTCAATGTAGCTGATCAGCATTATCAAACCATTATTTTATCCGATATTCATTACCTCCCACTTGCTACCTTCAATAAGCTGGTACAACTGGCAACAGCGGGGGCACAGGTCATCATTTATAAAAATATACCTGTTGATGTGCCTGGTCTGGCTAACCTGGATAGTAACCGTAAATCATTTAAAACACTACTCGCCAAGCTTAATTTTACGGATGCCGGGAACAATATTAAAAAGGCGGTAATAGGTAAAGGAGCATTCCTTTTAGGCGATGACGTTGATCAATTACTTGCTTTTGCTGCAATAAAGCGTGAAAGTTTAACAGATCAGGGCCTGCAGTTTACACGCAGGCAATACGATAAAGGCTATTATTATTTCCTGGTAAATAACAGCAAGAATAAAGTGGATGAATGGGTACCATTAGGTGTAAAAGCTAATGCTGTTGTTTTGTTCGACCCTATGTTTAAACAAAGCGGACTGGCAAAACTAAGGCACAATGTAAATGGCTACCCTGAAATTTACCTGCAATTATTGCCGGGTGAAAGCCGCATTCTGCAAACAACAAGTCAGCCTGTAAAGGGGAATAATTTTGCTTATTATCAGTATACAGGAAAATCGGCAGCTATAAAAGGCATGTGGGCAGTAAAGTTCTTAGAGGGCGGCCCTGTACTACCGGCTGAAGTGCATCAAACAAACCTTACCTCATGGACTGCATTTGATGGCGATGATGTAAAAAGATTCTCAGGTACGGCAAGTTATTCCATAACATTTACTAAACCCGCTTATCATGCTTCGGCTTGGGAACTTAATTTAGGCGAAGTGCACGAAACTGCAGAGGTTTATTTAAATGGAAAAAAGTTAGCTGTGCTAATTGGGCCGAATTATCAGCTGCTAATCCCGGCCGGATTGTTAAAGCAGGTTAATCAACTTGAGGTCCGGGTGTCTAATTTAATGGTTAACCGCATTATTGATATGGACAAGCGGAATATTCCTTACAGGATATTTTATAATACCAATTTCCCGGCACATTTCAAGGAAGACCGTGGTACCGATGGTTTATTCAACGCTTCCGGTTGGGAACTTAAACCATCCGGTTTGATGGGGCCTGTAAAGCTTGAGCCACTTAAGTATCTGAATCCTTAG
- a CDS encoding arylsulfatase, which produces MKATSYIMLALIWCSVNNTISAQQKASRPNIIIILADDMGYSDIGCYGAETQTPNLDDLAKNGLRMTQFYNASRCCPTRASLLTGLYQHQAGVGDMVNHRDVPAYQGYLNNNCVTIAEALKAGGYNTLMAGKWHVGTDTAHWPVKRGFDHYFGLIDGASSYFTPTMPYRPNQKLTIALDNKEFTPGPGWYSTNAYADYAIKFIEGNKKTNKPFFLYMAFTSPHWPIQALPEDIAKYKGKYMQGWDRLREERLARQKASGIMDKDEKLSPRDKSIPEWDSLTPEQKEQFDTKMAVYAAMVDRMDQNIGRIRQKLKELGEDKNTVIMFLSDNGASNESIKGPGFTPEVLAANYKPATDPTSFTAYETLGANVSNTPFRLFKHWEYEGGTATPFIAYYPGVIKPGRIERQPAHIIDLMSTCLELAGVSYPKTYNGNVITPTEGVSLVPLFKGQPWKGHNGLFFEHEGNRAVRQGDWKLVSQRPANKWELYNVKTDRSEGNDLSASYPEKVAELSALYNDWAARADVIPFDQLGKSKGE; this is translated from the coding sequence ATGAAAGCCACATCTTATATAATGCTTGCCCTTATATGGTGCAGCGTTAATAATACCATATCTGCACAACAAAAAGCCAGTAGGCCTAATATAATCATCATTCTTGCTGATGATATGGGTTATTCGGATATTGGCTGTTATGGTGCGGAAACTCAAACACCAAACCTGGATGATTTAGCAAAAAACGGCCTGCGCATGACTCAGTTTTACAATGCTTCCCGTTGCTGCCCAACACGTGCCTCATTACTTACAGGTTTATACCAGCACCAGGCAGGCGTTGGCGATATGGTAAATCATCGCGATGTGCCTGCTTACCAGGGTTACCTGAATAACAATTGCGTTACCATAGCCGAGGCGCTTAAAGCAGGCGGTTATAATACGTTGATGGCCGGTAAATGGCACGTAGGTACAGATACGGCACATTGGCCTGTTAAACGAGGCTTTGATCATTATTTTGGTTTGATTGATGGCGCGAGCAGTTATTTTACGCCCACCATGCCTTATCGCCCTAACCAAAAACTGACCATTGCTTTAGATAATAAAGAGTTTACGCCAGGGCCCGGATGGTATTCCACCAATGCTTATGCCGATTATGCTATTAAATTTATTGAGGGGAATAAGAAAACAAATAAGCCATTCTTTTTATACATGGCGTTCACCAGTCCGCACTGGCCAATACAGGCATTGCCCGAGGACATAGCCAAATATAAAGGCAAGTACATGCAGGGTTGGGACAGGCTGCGCGAGGAGCGCCTGGCACGGCAAAAGGCGTCGGGTATTATGGATAAAGATGAAAAACTTTCACCACGCGATAAAAGCATCCCCGAATGGGATAGTTTAACTCCGGAACAAAAAGAACAATTCGATACTAAAATGGCAGTTTACGCGGCAATGGTTGACCGTATGGATCAGAACATTGGCCGTATCAGGCAAAAGCTGAAGGAATTAGGTGAAGATAAAAATACCGTAATAATGTTCCTGTCTGATAATGGTGCCAGCAACGAAAGTATTAAGGGCCCCGGTTTTACACCAGAAGTATTGGCGGCTAATTATAAACCAGCCACTGACCCAACTTCATTTACTGCCTATGAAACATTGGGTGCTAATGTTAGCAATACCCCCTTCCGTTTGTTTAAACACTGGGAGTATGAAGGCGGTACAGCTACACCTTTTATAGCGTATTACCCCGGCGTAATTAAGCCGGGCCGTATTGAGCGCCAGCCCGCACATATTATCGATTTGATGTCGACCTGTCTAGAGCTGGCCGGAGTATCGTACCCTAAAACCTATAACGGAAATGTAATTACACCCACAGAAGGCGTGAGCTTGGTCCCCTTATTTAAAGGGCAGCCATGGAAAGGCCATAATGGGTTGTTTTTTGAACACGAAGGAAACCGCGCGGTAAGGCAGGGCGATTGGAAACTCGTATCACAGCGCCCGGCAAATAAATGGGAACTCTACAATGTAAAAACAGATCGTTCTGAAGGAAATGACCTGAGTGCATCATATCCTGAAAAAGTAGCAGAGCTTTCGGCTTTATATAATGACTGGGCAGCACGTGCCGATGTTATTCCGTTCGATCAGTTAGGTAAATCTAAAGGCGAATAA
- a CDS encoding glycoside hydrolase family 28 protein, protein MKIYDRLWAVIAVMLICGSAAYADTVDMEPAWVKNAGAHHLAKKNKIFEVTTYGAVNDGKTLNTKFIQNAIDDCSALGGGIVTFAPGKYLTGAIYLKQNIQLQIAKGVEILGSQDIDDYPEIPTRVAGIEMLWPSALINVLHQHKVSITGGGIINAQGKPFWDKYWQMRKNYEAQGLRWIIDYDAKRPRAILVSDAEDVMLSGVTIEQAGFWTVQLLYSKFITVDGLTILNNIDGHGPSTDGIDVDSSADVLIQNCDIDCNDDNFCLKAGRDWDGLRVSRPTEYVVIRNCIARAGSGLLTIGSETSGSIRHVWATHLSAIGTKNGLNIKSAVTRGGTVEDIHFQHIEMKDVGTAIAVNMNWNPAYSYSALPAGYDTAHIPPHWKKMLAKVEPAEKGIPHFKDVYISDIHVSGAKQAISVTGLPKSLVTGFHFQDVSTQAKSAGNISFAGDWTFDRVSIVAEDGRKVNITESEQVKL, encoded by the coding sequence ATGAAAATATACGATCGTTTATGGGCTGTTATCGCTGTGATGCTGATATGCGGTAGTGCCGCATACGCGGATACTGTTGACATGGAACCGGCATGGGTTAAAAATGCCGGGGCTCACCATCTGGCTAAAAAAAATAAGATTTTTGAAGTCACCACTTACGGTGCTGTAAATGATGGCAAAACATTAAATACAAAGTTTATACAAAACGCTATAGATGATTGTTCGGCACTGGGTGGAGGGATAGTAACATTTGCCCCGGGTAAATATTTAACAGGAGCTATTTATCTAAAACAAAATATACAGCTGCAAATTGCTAAAGGCGTGGAGATTTTAGGGAGCCAGGATATTGATGATTATCCTGAAATACCTACCCGTGTTGCCGGAATTGAAATGCTTTGGCCCTCGGCGCTTATCAATGTTTTACATCAGCATAAAGTATCCATAACGGGGGGCGGTATTATTAATGCGCAAGGGAAACCTTTTTGGGATAAATACTGGCAAATGCGTAAAAATTATGAGGCGCAAGGGCTCCGCTGGATTATTGACTATGATGCGAAGCGGCCCCGGGCGATCCTGGTTTCGGATGCTGAAGATGTGATGCTTAGCGGAGTTACCATTGAGCAGGCTGGCTTTTGGACGGTACAGCTATTGTATTCAAAGTTTATTACGGTTGATGGATTAACAATACTTAATAACATTGACGGCCATGGTCCGAGTACTGACGGTATTGATGTGGATTCTTCCGCTGATGTTTTAATCCAGAATTGTGATATTGATTGCAACGATGATAACTTTTGCCTGAAAGCAGGGCGTGACTGGGATGGCCTGCGCGTTAGCCGACCAACAGAATATGTAGTTATACGTAACTGCATAGCCAGGGCTGGCAGCGGGTTGCTAACTATTGGCAGTGAAACATCAGGCAGTATACGGCATGTGTGGGCAACGCATCTTTCAGCTATCGGAACAAAAAATGGGCTAAATATTAAATCTGCTGTTACCCGCGGCGGTACGGTAGAGGATATTCATTTCCAGCATATAGAAATGAAAGACGTGGGTACAGCTATCGCTGTAAATATGAACTGGAACCCGGCCTACAGTTATTCAGCCTTACCGGCCGGGTATGACACTGCGCACATACCTCCGCATTGGAAAAAAATGCTGGCAAAGGTTGAGCCTGCTGAAAAAGGTATACCTCATTTTAAAGATGTTTATATCTCCGATATCCACGTTTCAGGCGCAAAGCAGGCGATAAGTGTAACCGGGCTGCCCAAATCATTGGTCACAGGCTTCCACTTTCAGGATGTAAGTACCCAAGCTAAAAGCGCCGGCAACATAAGCTTCGCCGGTGATTGGACTTTTGACAGGGTATCGATAGTTGCGGAAGATGGCAGAAAAGTGAATATTACCGAATCAGAACAAGTTAAATTGTAA